In Akkermansia muciniphila, the DNA window CCCACATCAGGCGGCGGATTTCATCCCAATTGTGATAGATGACGGAAAGTTCATCCGGCAGGGCGGTGTCTCCGTGGTGCCACGCGGGAATGTCGTAGGAAGTGGGGGCGTCTTTCCTCAGGGGCTGGAGGGCCAGCATGGAGTTCAGCGCGCGCTTGGCCACTACCACGCATTCCAGGAGGGAATTGGAGGCCAGGCGGTTGGCGCCGTGGAGTCCGGTGCAGCCGGTTTCCCCGGCGGCGTAAAGGCCGTCCAGGCTCGTCTGGCCGTTGACGTCCGTCAGCACGCCGCCGCACTGGAAGTGCGCCGCGGGGACCACGGGAATGGGCTCCCTGGCGGGGTCAATGCCGTAGCGGTTGCAGGTCTCGTAAATCAGGGGAAAACGCTCCTGGACGAAGCCCTCCGGCTTGTGGGAGATGTCCAGGTAAACGCACATGCTGCCCGTCCGCTTCATCTCGGAATCTACGGCGCGCGCGGTGATGTCACGCGGGGCCAGGGATTTGCGGGGATCGTACTTATGCATGAATTCCTGCCCGTCCGCTCCGGTCAGTACGCCGCCTTCGCCCCGCACGGCCTCGGAGATGAGGAAGGAGCGCGCTTCAGCACCCTCCGCGCGGGTGTTGAAGAAGCAGGTGGGGTGGAACTGCACGAATTCCATGTTGGCGATGGTGGCTCCCGCGCGCCAGGCCATGGCTACGCCGTCCCCCGTGGCGGAATCATTATTGGTGGTGTACAGGTATACCCGGCCGCAGCCGCCGGTGGCGAGCAGCACGCGGTCCGACCGGAAAATTTCCACTTCCCCGGAGGCGCGGTCCAGCACGTAGGCCCCCAGCACGCGGTCTTCCGTGACCAGTCCGAGCTTGGTCGTCGTAATCAGGTCAATGGCGAAGTGGTCTTCCAGCAATTCAATGTCTGGGTGCAGCTTGGCCGCCTCCAGCAGCTTGGAGGTGATCTCCAATCCGGTAGCGTCCTTGGCGTGGAGGATGCGCCTCTTGGTGTGGCCTCCCTCCCGGGCCAGTTCGTAATCCTCCCCCTGGTTGCCGGGGTCAAAATTGACGCCCCATTCCAGCAGTTCCCGGATGGCGCCGGGGCCTTCCTCCACAATGGTGCGCACAGCCTGCTCATTGCAGAGGC includes these proteins:
- the nadB gene encoding L-aspartate oxidase is translated as MKTSDFLVIGAGVAGLSFALRAAEHGKVAVITKGKFLDCSSAKAQGGIAAVWDRNDSFEDHVADTLDAGAGLCNEQAVRTIVEEGPGAIRELLEWGVNFDPGNQGEDYELAREGGHTKRRILHAKDATGLEITSKLLEAAKLHPDIELLEDHFAIDLITTTKLGLVTEDRVLGAYVLDRASGEVEIFRSDRVLLATGGCGRVYLYTTNNDSATGDGVAMAWRAGATIANMEFVQFHPTCFFNTRAEGAEARSFLISEAVRGEGGVLTGADGQEFMHKYDPRKSLAPRDITARAVDSEMKRTGSMCVYLDISHKPEGFVQERFPLIYETCNRYGIDPAREPIPVVPAAHFQCGGVLTDVNGQTSLDGLYAAGETGCTGLHGANRLASNSLLECVVVAKRALNSMLALQPLRKDAPTSYDIPAWHHGDTALPDELSVIYHNWDEIRRLMWDYVSIVRTNKRLDRAATRLRMLHREVKDFYWGYRITPDILELRNLVAVASLIVDCAMRRNESRGLHFNTDYPGKLDHRFVTQLHRW